TCTAGTTGTAATGAGCTAGTCTAGCTGTATAGCCAGATACTACCGCTGGGCGCGGGCCGCCGGCGCGCCGGGCTGACCCTTGCCGGAACTGGGCTTTGCTGGCTGGGCAGGGCCAATCACGGCATCGTTGGCGCGGGCGGGGGTAGGGTTCTGTACCGAATTGACCAGAATGGCCGACGCGGCGTTGAGAGCGTAGTTGCGGTCGGCTTGGGCGTAGCGCTTGCGCGCGTCGAAATAGTCGGTGTACTGGTCGGTTGTGAGCACGGCTTGCAACTCCTGGTCGCGCTCGCGGGTGATGGCGCTGGTGTGCTGGTCGAGCTGGGTAGGGTCCTTGGCGTACTGATGCTCAGCGGCTTCCAGCTTCGAGATTTTGTCCTGGTTAATGGCGCGCAGGCGGGCCGACTGGTAGCCATTCAGGCGCAGGTCGCGGGCCATCTGGTCGCTTAGGTGCTCGGCTCGCTCGCTCACGGCAGGGTTGAGGCGCGGGCTGGGCTGGGTTTTATCCTGGGGCATGGGCGCGGGCTGCGGAGGGCCCGGAGCCAGTTGCTGGGCGCGGGCGCTCAAGGTAATAATCAGTCCCAGGCAGGCAAAAGCAGTCTTCATGCGTAGAGAAAAAGAGTCAAAAAAAGGACAGCCCCGCGCCGGGGTTGTCCTTTTTTAACGCAAACTTTATTCCCGAGGTTGGGTAGCCAAGGTAAGCGCCCGCCCGCCGGGCGCGCCGCTGGCGGCCCACCGAATGGGCACCCTACCCCCCTTAAAACTGGTTTTTCCACATCATACTCTCTACCGGGCGCTCGCTGCGCTCGTTGTATTTAGCCGACTGCTTGTGGTTGTACAGCGTTTGCACATCTCCTTGAATACTAAAATAGATAAGCTGCCCAATGGGCATACCCGGATACACGCGCACGGGCATCGAAACACTAATTTCCAGGGTCCAGTAGTTGCAAAACCCCACGTCGCCCTTGCCAGCGGTAGCATGAATGTCGATGCCCAGCCGGCCTACGCTGCTCTTACCCTCCAAAAACGGCACGTGGGCGTGCGTTTCGGTGTATTCCTGCGTCACGCCCAGGTATAGGATGCCGGGTTGCAGCACGTAGCCTTCTTCGGCCGATAGCTCAAAGGTTGTGATGCGGTTGTGGGCGCGGGCATCGAGCACCGCGTCGTCGTAGGTAGCCAGGTAACGGCCCAGGTGTACGTCGTAGGAGTTGGTCCCCAGGCAGGCCGGGTCGTAGGGTTGCACTACAATGGTACCGCGCGCCATCTCGGCGCGGATTTGCTGGTCGGTTAGAATCATTAAGTTAGTAGTGATTGTCGATTGGTGTTTGCTAATAACCAATCAACTGATTTCCTCCTCGTCGTACTGGTCGGCGGGCAGTTCGCCGGTAGCATGGGGCCGGAAGCGGCTGAAGAAGCTGGGGACGGGCTCGGCGGGGGGGGTAGGGGTGCCGTCAGGCGGGTAGGGCGCGTCGGCTTCGGGAGCGGCTGAATAGTAAGCCTGCTCGGTTTCGAGGGTGCGCACTTGGCGGCGCAGGCGGCGCATTTCGGGTAGTAGGCTGAACACCACGAGCAGCAGCAGTCCAAACGAGCCCAGGCTCAGCAGCAGCGTGAGGTAGCCCACCCAGCCGGGGCCGGGGGAAGGGCCATCGGCGGGAGCGCTGGCGGGGCGAATGCCAGGCTCGGCAGCCGGGGCAGCGGCGGGCTCGTCGCCGGGCGCAGGGCCGTTGGTGGTGAGCGGGGCGGGCGTGGCCAGCGGCTCTTCGGGCTGGGGGGGAGTAGGCTGGGCGGCGGGGTTGGCGCTGGCATTGAACTGCGCGGTGGCCTGCTTGATGGCGCGCTGCTCGTTGCGGACGAGGGCCGCCTTCTCATCGCGCGGCAGGCCCCGGATGAAAAACTCGAAATTGCGGTCGCGCAGCACGCCGCTGAGTTGCTTTTCAAACTCGGCCAGCGTGAGCGGGCCCGTGCCAAAGCGCGTTTTGTAGTGCTCAGCCCCGTCGTTGTAGTTTAGAAACAGCTTTTGCAGCTCGGCGTTACCCTCGAAATTGGTGAACTGCCGGCGGGCGGCGGCGGTGCGCAGGGTAGCCGGAAATTTCTGCCGCGTGAAGTGCTTGTCGTACACCGTCTCGAAGGTGCGAAAATTTAACTCGTCGATGGTGCGGTCAAACAGTTGCTTGTTGGCCGCGGCCGGTGTTTGGGCCAGAGCGGCGAAGGGCAGAAACAGGAGCAGCGTGAGTAGGAAACGCATAGGCAGGGCAGCGCGAAGTTTGGCAAAGGTAACCCAACGGGCTACTTTCAGTAAACCATTGTTAATCAAGAAAAAAGCTAAGAGCCACTTATAGGCCCCGCTATCAGCTACTAGCTGGATGCGCCTCTACCAACGATTCGCGGCAGGCGCGAAGGTATTTTTCCACTAGCTCGTCAGTGATGGCCGTGGACACGAACAGGGCCTCGAACTGCGACGGAGCCAGGTAGATGCCGCGCCGCAGCATGGCGTGGAAGTAGCGCCCAAACGCTGGCAGGTCGGCCTTCTTGGCGTCTTCCAGGTTAGTGACTGGCTCCGGGGTGAAGAAGAGGCTGAACATGGAGCCGACCTGATTGACGGTATAATTTAAGCCCAACTCCTGGGCAATCTGGCGGGTGCCATCGGCCAGGCGGGTGCTGGTGGCTTCGAGCTGCGCGTATACCTCGGGGTGCTCGTGCAGGTAGCGCAGCTGGGCCAGGCCGGCGGCCGTGGCCAGCGGGTTGCCCGAAAGCGTGCCGGCCTGGTACACCTTGCCGGCGGGTGCCACCTGGTTCATAATGTCGGCGCGGCCGCCGTAAGCCCCCACGGGCAGGCCTCCGCCGATGATTTTGCCGAGCGTCGTAAGGTCGGGCACCACGCCGAAACGCTCCTGCGCGCCGCCGGGAGCCAGGCGAAAGCCCGTCATCACCTCATCAAACAGCAGCACGATGCCGTGCTGAGTGCACAGCCCGCGCAGCCCGGCCAAAAAGCCGGGGGCCGGGGCCACGAGGCCCATATTGCCCACCACCGGCTCAATAATGATGGTGGCAATCTGGCCCGGATTGGCCGCGATGGCGGCTTCCACGGCGGCCAGGTCGTTGTAGGGCACCGTGAGTGTATCCTGGGCCACGCCCTGCGGCACGCCCGGCGAATCGGGTGCGCCCAGCGTGAGCGCCCCCGAGCCGGCGGCAATCAGAAACGAGTCGCCGTGGCCGTGGTAGCAGCCCTCAAATTTGAGAATCTTGTCGCGGCCGGTGTAGCCCCGCGCCACCCGCACGGCCGACATCGTGGCCTCGGTGCCGGAGTTGACGAGGCGGACTTTCTCTACGCTCGGCACCATCTCGATGAGTAATTCGGCCAGCTCCACCTCGCGCCGGGTGGGCGCACCAAACGACAGCGAGTCGGGCAGGGCCGCGCGCACGGCGTCGAGCACCACGGCGGGCGCGTGCCCCAGTATCATCGGCCCCCAGGAGTTGATGAAGTCAACGTACTGGTTGCCATCTACATCAGTGAGCCACGCGCCCTGCGCTGACTGCATAAATATGGGCGCGCCGCCCACTGCCCGGAAGGCCCGCACCGGCGAATTAACCCCGCCCGGAATTAACTCCTGGGCGCGAGCAAATAGATTTTCAGAAGTAGTCAACTTATTAGGTATTAACGGTTCGTATTTAGCAATTAATTTTGGTTCTCGTGTGTCATATTTCAACAAACAAATGCCAAGTGAGCATGGTGGTATTTTGCGCCGATTTTGCTTTAGTAAGGTCTAGCAAATGGCGGCATTACACTCCCTGAACGACACTAATTCCTGCTTATTTATTCAATATCCGCGGTTCGAGGTTGCTAAGTTTGAGCAGCGGTACGGTTTGGTTGTCGTGCGCGCCGTTGGGATAGGTGAGGGGCTCGAAGATGGCGCCCGGCTGGGGGGGTAGGGTGGCCAGCGCGCCCTGGAATGCGGGCCCATATTGCGCCAGAGCATTGCCAAAAAAGAGCAGTAGCTCGAAGCCCTGGCTGGCAAATACTGAGGGCGGCAGCTTTTGCTGCGCCAGGTAGAGCTGCCGGAAGCGCCGGTAGCCGGCAGCCGCACGGTCGTAGTATTTGGGGTAGTAATAGTACACGCCCGCGCCACCCAGCTGCCCCAGGCCCAGCTCTGGGTTATCGAGCCAGGTGCCGGGCACCAGCAGCGCGGGCCGGGTGGCGGCGGGCACGGCGGCCAGCGCGGCGAAGGCGGCAGGTCCGGTTTTACGGTTGTCGGAGGCCACCACGAGGTGGCTCGCGCCGGTCAGCTCGGCAGGCAGTAAGGCGGCCGCGAGGCCGGCGGGGTCATCGGGGTGGAAGGAATGGGTGGCCGCCACGTGACCGCCGGCGGCCTCGTAGGCTGCCTGGTAGGCAGCGGCAAAATCGTTGTCGTCCTTGGTTTCTTCGTGCAGCAGCACGGCCGGCCGGCCGGTGCCAAACGTGGTAGCCGCGAACTGCGCCGCCACCCGCCCCTGGGTAGCCGCGCTGGGCGAGTAGAGGTAGTGGTAGGGGTTATCCAGCACCAGGTCAGCATCTTGCGAAAGTGGGTTAACGCACACAATCTGGTGCTCGCGGGCGTATTGGGCCAGCAGCCGCGCCCCCGACTTATACACCGGCCCGATGAGCATATCCATGCCCGCCAGCTCGGGCAGGGCTAGCACGGTTTTGAGCGTGAGCGTATCGGCCCCCGTGTCGTAGGTAAAGAGCTGCACCGGCCGCCCGGCGCGCTGCAACGAGTCCTGAGCCAGGCGCAGGCCGGCGTAAAGGTCGGTCACAAAGCGGTTTTGGCTCTTGGTCTGCCAGGTATTATCGGTTAGCTCGAAGGGCAGCAGCACCCCGATGTTATAAGTAGCCTTGCGAGGAAGAGCCTTGGGCGCGGCCGGGGCCGTAGCCAGGGCCGACGCGTAGGGCTTGCGGTCGAGCTTAAACTGGGTAATGAGCGCGTCGAGCTGCTGGCGGTCGGCGGGAGTAAGTGGGCCGCTGGCCGCCAGAAAATCGGCGTAGCAGCGGCCCAGCAGCGCGCTTTGGGGGTAGCGCTTGCGCAGGCGCTGCCAGGTAGTACGGTCCTTCAGCTTGGCTAAGTAGCTGGCCTGCATCGCTTCGCGCAGCGGGCCATATTGGGCGGCGGGCAGCAGGCCCAGCGTGCGCAGGGCGGTGTCGTAGTCGCCCTGTTCAAACGATACCTGTCCTTGCAGGTACAGCACCTCGTTCAGGCCGGGGTAGGTTAAATACTGGTTGCGCACGAGGTTGAGCATCTGCTCGGCCTCGGCCCACTGGCCGGCGCGGGTGGCGGCCACGGCATAGAGGTAGGCCGCGTCGGGAGCCTGCGCGAAGTGGTTGATAGGCTGAGCCAACGGCTCCAGCTCCTTCATGGCGGCCGCGAAGTGGCCTTGGTCAAGTTGAGCTTGGCCGGTGCGGTAGCGTGCCAGCTGGCCTTGGGCGGCGGCAGCCAGGCTCAGCAGCAGCAGCGGCAGTAGCAACAGCCACCGCCCCGGCCGCCCAGCGGCGCGGTACGAGTGAGTCATGCGAAAGAAAGGGGGGTAGGACCGGGTGGCCGCCGCAAAGGTACGCTGCCTCCGCCCCGCCCAAAATGCCCGCATGCAACCGCCGCGCCGCGCCTGCCTACCTTAGCCCGTTCACTCAGCCTGCCCCATGCCGCTTTCGCCCGGTGCCCTGCGCTACCGCCTGCCCCTGCTGCTCGTGCTGGGCTTGTCGCTGGCCCTCAGCTTCGCCCTCATTGCAGTGCGCATCCTGCTCACTGGGCAGCTGCAATTCACGTTTTTGCTCTGGAATCTATTTTTGGCGGCCATCCCATTTGGCCTGAGCGCGGCCCTGACGCTGGCCGCCCGCCCGCCCGCCGGGCGGTTGCTGCTGCCCGTCGGGGCGGTGTGGCTGCTGTTTTTCCCCAACGCGCCTTACCTCATCACCGACCTCTTCCACCTGGTACCACGCCGCGGCGTGCCCTACTGGTACGATTTGGCCCTCATCATGTCCTGCGCCTGGAACGGGCTGATGCTGGCCTTCGCCTCCCTGCTCGATATGCACACGCTGGTGCGCCAGCGCCTGGGCTTCTGGGCGGGCTGGGGCTTCGTGAATTTGGCGCTGGGCCTCAGCGCGTTCGGCGTGTACCTGGGCCGCTACCTGCGCTACAATTCCTGGGATATTCTCAGCAACCCCTTCACCCTCTTCTACGACATCGTGCAGCGCCTGCTGCATCCCTTCCACAACTGGCAAACCTGGGGCGTCACGGTCGTTTTCTGGGCCTTCCTGCTCATCGCCTACGCCACCGTGCGCCTGCTGGGGAGAGGGCAGGAAATTAGGGAGTAGGGAGCAATTTGTCATTGCTCCCTACTCATTCCCTCCCACGCTGCTAGCTCGGCCAGGCGCTCGCGGTTGGCGCGGGCCAGCAGGGCGGGGGTAGGGCCGGTGCCCAGGTAGATGGTGGTGCCCTGCTCGCGGGCGTAGGCATTGGTAATTTCGCCCACTTTCTGAAAGCTTTGAAAATAAGGTATTAACTCATCGGGGTGGCCTTCACCAATGAGCAGCACGTGGCGATAGGGCCGGGCCGGCGGGGCCGGAAACCAGAATAAGTAGCTGCCGTTGAAGCTCGTGGCGGGGGGTAGGGGCCGGTCGCGATTATAGTAGTTGATGGCCCCGGCCTGGCCGTAGTTATCGCATTTGATAAGGGTACGGGCGCGCGTGGAGTCGGGCAGCGCCTGGTAGGCCCGCCAGATTTTGTCGGCCAGCTCGCGCCAGCCCAGCATATCGGCATAGTCCTGGGGTAGCGGGTGCGCCTGGCCGTCTTCCCAACGGTAGAAGCCGGTTTGCTGGTAAAAAGCCAGCTGCCCCAGGCGTTGCATCATGGCCGGCGGCAGCACCGGAAACAGCAGCGGCCCTAGCGGCAGCACCACCACCAGTGGCCCCACCAAAAAAGCCGCTCGCACCAGCCGTAGCGGGGTGGCTGCCCGCGCCAGCCGGGCCTGCCACCACACCGCGCCCACCGCAAACAGCGCCGGGTAGTAGCCCAGCGCGTAATAGCTTTTGCCGTGTAATAAGTTGAGAATCAACAGCCCAAATACATACACCCAGCCCACAACCCGCACCGCCGGCCGGGGCTGACCCCGTAAAGCCGCCACCAGCCCCGGCCCCCACACTAGCAGCGCCGCTACGCACAGCAGTAGCTGCTGCTGCCAGAAGCCGGCGGCCGTTACGTGCACCAGCTGCGTAGCGTGCAGCAGCGCCATATGGTGCCGAAAGGGTAGCCCGTGCGCCAGCTGCCACGCCAGCGTGGGCGCAGCCACCAGTAGGGCAATGCCCACTGCCCGCCAGAAGGGCCGCCGTGCCAGGGTGCGCGGGGCCGTCAGCAGCAGGGCCGCCAGCGCGGCGGCGATGAAGAAGAAGGTCGTGAATTTATTGAGCACGCCCAGCCCCAGCACCAAGCCCAGCCAGTAGAGGTGGCGCGGCTGGCCATCAGGCTGCGCATGGCGCACTAGTAGGTAAGTACCTAATGTAAAGCTAAATACCTCGAACGAGTTGGGTTGAAATAGCAGGTTGAGCCGGCCGTAGACGGTGCAGAGGTAGCACACGCCGGCCAGCGCCTGCGCCCAGGGTCCGCCGCCCAGCCGCTGGGCCAGTCGCACCACCACGTAAATAGTGCCGCTGCCCCAAAGCAGCGGCCACATTTTCACCCAGAAAAACCCGCCGCCCAGCGCCAGCGTCAGCCAGCTTTGCAGAGCCGTGAGGGGCGGCACTTCGAGGTAGCCCCAGGCCAGGTGGCGGCCATAGTCGAGGTATAAATACTCGTCACGTTGCAGCTCGTAGGTGCCATAGCCTACCAGCGCCAGGCTGGAGAGGAGCTTAACCAAGGCAAACAGCAGGGGTAGGCGGATTTTCAAGGCGTAAGAAGTAGAAATTCAGCAAACAAGAGAACGTCATGCCGACCATAGCGCGCCCGGCGTTCGCGCGCGGCCCTTTGCAGGAAAGGAACCTGCTCGCTTATCCAAAATAAAGGTCGGATTATCAGCGGAATAACCCACTAATAATCCGACTTTAGAGATTCCCGTTTCCCTACCCCCTACTTGCGCTTAGGGCTGGC
The genomic region above belongs to Hymenobacter psoromatis and contains:
- the dcd gene encoding dCTP deaminase, with amino-acid sequence MILTDQQIRAEMARGTIVVQPYDPACLGTNSYDVHLGRYLATYDDAVLDARAHNRITTFELSAEEGYVLQPGILYLGVTQEYTETHAHVPFLEGKSSVGRLGIDIHATAGKGDVGFCNYWTLEISVSMPVRVYPGMPIGQLIYFSIQGDVQTLYNHKQSAKYNERSERPVESMMWKNQF
- a CDS encoding ArnT family glycosyltransferase, with amino-acid sequence MKIRLPLLFALVKLLSSLALVGYGTYELQRDEYLYLDYGRHLAWGYLEVPPLTALQSWLTLALGGGFFWVKMWPLLWGSGTIYVVVRLAQRLGGGPWAQALAGVCYLCTVYGRLNLLFQPNSFEVFSFTLGTYLLVRHAQPDGQPRHLYWLGLVLGLGVLNKFTTFFFIAAALAALLLTAPRTLARRPFWRAVGIALLVAAPTLAWQLAHGLPFRHHMALLHATQLVHVTAAGFWQQQLLLCVAALLVWGPGLVAALRGQPRPAVRVVGWVYVFGLLILNLLHGKSYYALGYYPALFAVGAVWWQARLARAATPLRLVRAAFLVGPLVVVLPLGPLLFPVLPPAMMQRLGQLAFYQQTGFYRWEDGQAHPLPQDYADMLGWRELADKIWRAYQALPDSTRARTLIKCDNYGQAGAINYYNRDRPLPPATSFNGSYLFWFPAPPARPYRHVLLIGEGHPDELIPYFQSFQKVGEITNAYAREQGTTIYLGTGPTPALLARANRERLAELAAWEGMSREQ
- a CDS encoding ABC transporter substrate-binding protein; this translates as MTHSYRAAGRPGRWLLLLPLLLLSLAAAAQGQLARYRTGQAQLDQGHFAAAMKELEPLAQPINHFAQAPDAAYLYAVAATRAGQWAEAEQMLNLVRNQYLTYPGLNEVLYLQGQVSFEQGDYDTALRTLGLLPAAQYGPLREAMQASYLAKLKDRTTWQRLRKRYPQSALLGRCYADFLAASGPLTPADRQQLDALITQFKLDRKPYASALATAPAAPKALPRKATYNIGVLLPFELTDNTWQTKSQNRFVTDLYAGLRLAQDSLQRAGRPVQLFTYDTGADTLTLKTVLALPELAGMDMLIGPVYKSGARLLAQYAREHQIVCVNPLSQDADLVLDNPYHYLYSPSAATQGRVAAQFAATTFGTGRPAVLLHEETKDDNDFAAAYQAAYEAAGGHVAATHSFHPDDPAGLAAALLPAELTGASHLVVASDNRKTGPAAFAALAAVPAATRPALLVPGTWLDNPELGLGQLGGAGVYYYYPKYYDRAAAGYRRFRQLYLAQQKLPPSVFASQGFELLLFFGNALAQYGPAFQGALATLPPQPGAIFEPLTYPNGAHDNQTVPLLKLSNLEPRILNK
- the hemL gene encoding glutamate-1-semialdehyde 2,1-aminomutase, whose translation is MTTSENLFARAQELIPGGVNSPVRAFRAVGGAPIFMQSAQGAWLTDVDGNQYVDFINSWGPMILGHAPAVVLDAVRAALPDSLSFGAPTRREVELAELLIEMVPSVEKVRLVNSGTEATMSAVRVARGYTGRDKILKFEGCYHGHGDSFLIAAGSGALTLGAPDSPGVPQGVAQDTLTVPYNDLAAVEAAIAANPGQIATIIIEPVVGNMGLVAPAPGFLAGLRGLCTQHGIVLLFDEVMTGFRLAPGGAQERFGVVPDLTTLGKIIGGGLPVGAYGGRADIMNQVAPAGKVYQAGTLSGNPLATAAGLAQLRYLHEHPEVYAQLEATSTRLADGTRQIAQELGLNYTVNQVGSMFSLFFTPEPVTNLEDAKKADLPAFGRYFHAMLRRGIYLAPSQFEALFVSTAITDELVEKYLRACRESLVEAHPASS
- a CDS encoding DUF1361 domain-containing protein, producing MPLSPGALRYRLPLLLVLGLSLALSFALIAVRILLTGQLQFTFLLWNLFLAAIPFGLSAALTLAARPPAGRLLLPVGAVWLLFFPNAPYLITDLFHLVPRRGVPYWYDLALIMSCAWNGLMLAFASLLDMHTLVRQRLGFWAGWGFVNLALGLSAFGVYLGRYLRYNSWDILSNPFTLFYDIVQRLLHPFHNWQTWGVTVVFWAFLLIAYATVRLLGRGQEIRE